From Pseudanabaena sp. PCC 6802, one genomic window encodes:
- a CDS encoding RNA polymerase sigma factor, RpoD/SigA family: protein MSKQTTHTTGKTTVRQPGKHASISADMVRTYLHEIGRIPLLTSEEEIIFGKQVKQLMDLVEIQENFSEKHDRLPNKQEWSDAASMTPAALDEAIRQGTRAKRKMIEANLRLVVSVAKKYQKRNLELLDLVQEGTLGLERAVDKFDPTKGFKFSTYAYWWIRQAITRAIAQQARTIRLPVHITEKLNKIKKAQRQLAQSLGRVATAAEVAEALDIKTEQVRECLSLSRQPVSLDLRIGDNQDTELADLLEDQGHSPEHFTLNESLRDDIANLLSELPPKQRQVMVMRYGLENGQEMSLASISKHMDLSREQVRQLERQAMDSLRKRRARMQEYIAS, encoded by the coding sequence ATGTCTAAGCAAACGACCCACACGACCGGCAAGACTACTGTTAGACAACCTGGTAAGCACGCAAGCATATCGGCAGATATGGTGCGTACCTATTTGCATGAAATTGGCAGGATTCCTTTGCTAACCAGTGAGGAGGAAATTATCTTTGGCAAACAGGTTAAACAATTAATGGATCTAGTCGAAATCCAGGAAAATTTCTCGGAAAAACACGATCGCCTGCCAAATAAGCAGGAATGGTCAGACGCTGCTAGCATGACTCCTGCTGCATTAGATGAAGCGATCAGGCAAGGAACTAGAGCAAAGCGCAAAATGATTGAGGCAAACTTGCGCCTGGTAGTGTCAGTAGCGAAGAAATACCAAAAGCGCAATCTTGAGTTGCTAGACCTGGTACAGGAAGGCACTCTAGGCTTAGAGCGGGCTGTAGATAAATTCGATCCGACCAAAGGGTTTAAGTTCTCTACTTATGCTTACTGGTGGATTCGTCAGGCAATTACCAGAGCGATCGCTCAACAAGCTCGTACGATCAGATTGCCAGTACATATTACAGAGAAGTTAAACAAGATTAAAAAAGCCCAACGCCAATTAGCGCAATCGCTAGGCAGGGTAGCTACAGCAGCAGAGGTAGCCGAAGCCCTCGATATTAAAACCGAGCAGGTACGAGAATGTCTATCTTTATCCCGACAGCCCGTCTCGTTAGATCTGCGCATTGGCGATAACCAGGATACTGAGTTAGCCGACCTCTTAGAAGATCAGGGTCATTCGCCGGAGCACTTTACTTTGAATGAGTCTCTGCGCGATGATATCGCCAATTTACTATCTGAGTTGCCACCCAAGCAACGGCAGGTAATGGTGATGCGTTATGGTCTGGAAAACGGACAAGAAATGTCGCTGGCAAGTATCAGCAAGCACATGGATCTAAGCCGCGAGCAAGTACGCCAGCTAGAACGGCAAGCTATGGACAGTCTCCGCAAGCGCAGAGCTAGAATGCAAGAATATATTGCGAGTTAG
- the fabI gene encoding enoyl-ACP reductase FabI gives MLDLSGKTALVTGIANNRSIAWGIAQQLHAAGAKLAITYLPDDRDRNKGKVAELVEPLSPALFLPCDVQNDAQVDEMFAAIGQSFEKLDILIHCLAFANKEDLSGEFTAISREGFRLALDVSAYSLIQLCRGAKPLMTAGGSVITLTYIGGVKVVPNYNVMGIAKSALEMNVRYLAADLGPSNIRVNGISAGPIRTLASAAIGDIHKMLHHVEEVSPLRRLVSQTEVGNVAAFLASDLSSAITGQILYADCGYEIMGA, from the coding sequence TTGTTGGATTTGAGTGGCAAAACCGCTTTAGTGACAGGTATTGCCAATAATCGCTCGATCGCTTGGGGTATTGCCCAACAGTTACATGCCGCAGGTGCAAAACTCGCGATTACCTACCTACCCGACGATCGCGATCGTAACAAGGGCAAAGTAGCTGAGCTAGTAGAACCGTTGTCTCCAGCTTTATTTCTGCCCTGCGACGTGCAAAACGACGCTCAGGTGGATGAAATGTTTGCTGCTATCGGGCAATCGTTTGAAAAGTTAGATATTCTGATTCACTGCCTAGCGTTTGCCAATAAAGAAGATCTCTCCGGCGAATTTACCGCTATTTCCCGTGAAGGCTTTAGATTGGCGCTGGATGTCAGTGCTTACTCGTTAATTCAACTTTGTCGTGGTGCCAAGCCTTTGATGACAGCAGGCGGCAGTGTCATTACCCTCACCTATATTGGCGGTGTGAAAGTGGTACCCAATTACAATGTCATGGGCATTGCTAAATCAGCACTGGAGATGAACGTGCGCTACCTCGCCGCCGATCTCGGCCCCTCAAATATTCGTGTCAATGGCATATCCGCCGGACCAATTCGGACGCTTGCTTCTGCGGCGATCGGCGATATTCACAAAATGCTGCACCACGTTGAGGAAGTATCGCCACTCCGCCGCTTGGTCAGCCAAACTGAAGTGGGCAATGTGGCAGCATTTCTTGCCAGCGATCTCTCTAGCGCCATTACGGGTCAGATTCTCTACGCGGACTGCGGCTACGAGATTATGGGAGCCTAA
- a CDS encoding nuclear transport factor 2 family protein — protein sequence MSEPAPTNADTVRRFLTEVRSPDDFAAFFAEDAFYRFGNFPPIHGRSAIRESSIGFRSRVKSVRHDIKNLWETGDNVICQMEVIYTRLDDKVVTVPCSEVIRFKDGLFQEMRIYIDMGPVFAS from the coding sequence ATGTCCGAGCCAGCACCCACAAATGCAGATACTGTCAGGCGGTTTCTCACAGAAGTCAGATCGCCTGATGATTTTGCGGCTTTCTTTGCCGAAGATGCCTTCTACCGATTTGGTAACTTCCCACCCATACATGGTAGATCGGCAATTAGAGAATCATCGATTGGCTTTCGATCGCGAGTGAAATCCGTAAGGCACGACATCAAAAATCTTTGGGAGACTGGAGATAATGTTATATGCCAAATGGAAGTAATCTACACGCGGCTGGATGACAAGGTAGTTACCGTACCCTGCTCCGAAGTAATTCGCTTTAAGGACGGACTATTTCAAGAAATGAGGATTTACATTGATATGGGTCCCGTGTTCGCAAGTTAA
- a CDS encoding nuclear transport factor 2 family protein — MSTTNIDLVNRAYAAVEVNNVDEYVSYFTDDAIYKVGNFDPVIGPEGIRALATPLVDMFDSVTHDVLNIWEFGDTVVCEMNVTYNRKDGKVATLPCVDVIHFANGKVRELKAYIDTTPAFT; from the coding sequence ATGTCAACAACTAATATCGATTTAGTTAACCGCGCATATGCCGCAGTGGAAGTCAATAACGTGGATGAGTACGTTTCATACTTTACCGATGATGCCATCTATAAGGTGGGCAACTTCGATCCAGTAATTGGGCCTGAAGGTATTCGCGCTCTGGCAACACCTTTAGTGGATATGTTTGATTCCGTTACCCATGATGTTCTGAATATATGGGAATTTGGCGATACGGTTGTGTGCGAGATGAATGTTACTTACAACCGCAAGGATGGAAAAGTTGCTACGCTGCCCTGCGTTGACGTGATTCATTTTGCCAATGGCAAGGTGCGCGAGTTGAAGGCTTATATCGATACTACTCCTGCTTTTACATAA
- a CDS encoding nuclear transport factor 2 family protein, which yields MAGETWEWPHTKKWPKFSGEKVDIIKKMFLAGEAMNVNNFIKFYTDDCYYQFGNFPPARTPQEIADSSSGFLEKCEGLHHSIKNIWEASDGTMICEMEVTYVGHDGRVHTLPCCDTIKFEGDKVKELRIYMDINPLFS from the coding sequence ATGGCAGGGGAAACATGGGAGTGGCCGCATACTAAAAAGTGGCCCAAGTTTTCGGGAGAAAAGGTAGATATTATCAAAAAGATGTTTCTGGCCGGGGAAGCAATGAATGTTAATAACTTCATTAAGTTTTATACCGATGATTGTTATTATCAGTTTGGCAACTTCCCACCTGCTCGTACTCCTCAGGAAATTGCCGATTCATCGTCGGGGTTTCTCGAAAAATGTGAAGGATTGCACCACAGCATTAAAAACATTTGGGAAGCCAGCGACGGCACGATGATCTGCGAAATGGAAGTTACCTACGTCGGTCATGACGGTAGAGTACATACCTTGCCCTGTTGCGACACCATCAAATTCGAAGGTGATAAGGTCAAAGAATTGCGGATATACATGGATATCAATCCCCTATTTAGTTAA
- a CDS encoding VOC family protein, which yields MANGEGKRELTEIARMLKGIHHVGITVDNMEQSLEFYVDLLGGEIAVGGEGFAGEALHHNLFQIEDLEAMEKGFHPKTIGVPNLRTGQEEALDVKFITFGNVCLELIYYRDAKAKPQESRPFAPSHPTSTAYVISSHLSFFVRDDIDLSEFAVKLEEESHKRGMHKVRCNRIVHVNSEEERKKTELKYNSYKFWHDPDVSGEDFGDFYGWGLIYAKGPSGEQLEFNQVTRRIKGLYQAAEERYRQARLP from the coding sequence ATGGCAAACGGTGAAGGGAAGAGAGAACTGACTGAGATCGCACGGATGTTGAAAGGCATTCATCACGTCGGTATTACAGTGGACAACATGGAGCAATCTCTTGAGTTTTACGTGGATCTTCTAGGAGGAGAGATTGCTGTTGGGGGTGAGGGGTTTGCAGGTGAGGCACTCCACCATAACCTGTTTCAAATCGAAGATTTAGAGGCAATGGAAAAGGGATTTCACCCCAAGACTATTGGCGTGCCTAACCTCAGAACTGGACAGGAAGAAGCACTCGACGTTAAGTTCATTACATTTGGCAATGTTTGCTTAGAGCTAATTTACTATCGAGATGCTAAAGCCAAGCCTCAAGAGTCGAGACCCTTTGCGCCCAGCCATCCTACCAGTACGGCCTATGTAATTTCCAGTCACCTCTCTTTCTTTGTCAGAGATGACATCGATCTCAGCGAATTTGCCGTGAAACTGGAGGAGGAAAGCCACAAGCGCGGCATGCATAAGGTGCGTTGCAATCGTATCGTCCACGTCAATTCTGAGGAAGAACGCAAGAAGACCGAGCTTAAATACAATTCCTATAAGTTCTGGCACGATCCCGATGTATCGGGTGAAGACTTTGGCGATTTCTACGGCTGGGGGCTAATTTATGCTAAAGGGCCGAGCGGCGAGCAATTAGAATTCAACCAGGTTACTCGTCGTATTAAGGGGCTGTATCAAGCAGCAGAAGAACGATACAGGCAAGCCAGATTGCCTTAG
- a CDS encoding nuclear transport factor 2 family protein, translating into MSKIDIVKHLIGLFEVMNVDEFLTYLTDDAEYRFGNYPAAVGKAAVEATIKASHLDHIKGIAFGIKNIWEIDDAVVCELEITYTRLDDSTLVLPCLDVFRMTGDKVRAMLVYMDASPLFAA; encoded by the coding sequence ATGTCAAAAATTGATATTGTCAAACATCTAATCGGGCTGTTTGAAGTAATGAATGTGGATGAGTTTTTAACTTATCTAACTGATGATGCCGAATATCGGTTTGGCAACTACCCAGCCGCAGTTGGTAAAGCCGCAGTTGAGGCTACAATTAAAGCTAGCCATCTCGACCATATTAAGGGCATTGCTTTTGGTATTAAAAATATCTGGGAAATAGACGATGCAGTGGTCTGCGAGTTGGAAATCACCTATACTCGCCTTGATGATTCCACTCTGGTATTACCTTGTTTAGATGTATTCCGCATGACGGGTGATAAAGTGCGAGCAATGCTTGTTTACATGGATGCTTCACCCTTGTTCGCCGCATAA
- a CDS encoding YggT family protein, giving the protein MEIIILRTVLSFISIYLLLLFIRVILTWFPNINWYNQPFAALSQVTDPYLNLFRSLIPPMGGIDFSPMLGFLVLTILQRAIASVIAPSLGGSFL; this is encoded by the coding sequence ATGGAAATAATTATCCTGCGCACAGTTTTATCATTCATAAGCATATATTTGCTACTGTTGTTCATCCGCGTTATTTTGACCTGGTTTCCCAATATTAATTGGTACAATCAACCGTTTGCCGCACTCAGCCAGGTTACCGATCCCTACCTCAACCTGTTTCGGTCGCTGATTCCACCGATGGGCGGCATAGACTTTTCACCTATGCTCGGGTTCCTCGTCCTTACCATCCTGCAAAGGGCGATCGCCAGTGTTATTGCCCCCAGTCTGGGCGGATCTTTTCTCTAG
- a CDS encoding CHAT domain-containing protein, with amino-acid sequence MRKREIIEKYAISTVVSADLTDTSDRLPTGTQNTNVFAAGLSQPVPGFSALPNVPAELDAIVRSSASDTKGIFNGIKLLDRAFNRKALRDNISGHRILHIATHGKFEPGSADASYLMLGDGNKLPIPEIPTALQDLTKVHLVVLSACETALGTATQDGTEIAGISYYFLNGGAKAVIASLWAVDDASTRLLMEEFYTQLAKSTPQAPITKAAAIRQAQLSLLHRKSKGSSTDFSYPHYWAPFVLIGNGF; translated from the coding sequence TTGCGTAAACGTGAAATTATCGAGAAATACGCGATTTCCACAGTTGTCTCCGCCGACCTCACTGATACCAGCGATCGCTTACCAACGGGCACGCAAAACACCAACGTATTCGCTGCTGGCCTCTCCCAACCCGTACCTGGATTTAGCGCCCTACCCAACGTACCCGCCGAACTCGATGCGATCGTGCGTTCCTCAGCTAGCGATACTAAAGGGATTTTTAACGGTATCAAGTTATTGGATCGGGCATTTAACCGCAAGGCATTGCGCGACAATATTTCCGGTCATCGCATTTTGCATATCGCCACGCATGGCAAATTTGAACCCGGTAGCGCCGATGCTTCTTACTTGATGCTGGGTGATGGCAACAAATTGCCGATTCCAGAAATTCCAACGGCGCTGCAAGACCTCACCAAAGTCCATCTCGTCGTGTTATCCGCCTGCGAAACCGCCCTCGGTACAGCCACACAGGATGGTACGGAAATTGCCGGTATCAGCTACTACTTTCTCAATGGCGGCGCCAAAGCCGTGATCGCTTCCCTGTGGGCAGTGGATGATGCCAGTACGCGCTTGCTGATGGAAGAGTTTTACACCCAACTTGCTAAAAGTACGCCCCAAGCGCCGATAACTAAAGCCGCTGCCATACGTCAAGCCCAACTCAGCCTGCTCCATCGCAAATCCAAAGGCAGCAGTACCGATTTCTCATATCCCCACTATTGGGCACCATTCGTTCTAATTGGCAACGGATTTTAA
- a CDS encoding DUF928 domain-containing protein, which translates to MFALRYSLQTRSAIAIATACLTATMALVTNDMALAQNRRSKYGLGSLPESGKTSGGTRPVHGELPKIIFLAPDDGALTLSAQPTFYWFIASIPRDTAITNTSFSSNSAIEAITFDQEFMLRKDPHKTPIKGVGAAKTIFNASATSTKTGLYRYTLPITAPELEFGKDRGWRIQVPPDLVQLPDVVVRMENKPAAIAELSKAKTDLEKARIYERYGYWYDAFDAYTKWLEVNPHDKVARRERANMIEVGLKDNRDFRGDGQPNLKLLSELQAKIDASVATDLAPHTVENRP; encoded by the coding sequence ATGTTCGCACTTAGATATTCACTGCAAACTCGCTCAGCGATCGCCATAGCTACTGCTTGCCTAACAGCGACAATGGCATTAGTAACTAACGATATGGCACTTGCCCAAAATCGCCGCAGTAAATACGGCCTGGGTTCTCTACCAGAATCTGGTAAGACTAGTGGAGGTACTCGTCCTGTTCATGGGGAATTACCTAAGATAATATTTCTTGCACCTGATGATGGAGCACTTACACTCTCTGCACAACCCACTTTTTACTGGTTCATTGCTTCAATCCCCAGAGATACAGCAATTACCAATACTTCGTTCTCCAGTAATTCTGCGATAGAAGCTATTACTTTCGATCAAGAATTCATGCTGCGCAAAGATCCGCACAAAACGCCCATCAAAGGTGTAGGTGCAGCTAAGACTATCTTCAATGCAAGTGCAACTTCTACAAAAACGGGACTGTATAGGTATACCTTACCTATAACAGCCCCTGAACTAGAGTTTGGTAAAGATCGGGGATGGAGAATTCAAGTACCACCCGATCTCGTTCAGCTCCCTGATGTGGTAGTTCGGATGGAAAATAAGCCTGCGGCGATCGCCGAGCTGAGCAAGGCAAAAACAGATTTAGAAAAAGCCAGAATCTACGAACGCTACGGTTACTGGTATGATGCATTTGATGCATATACCAAATGGTTAGAGGTCAATCCTCATGACAAAGTAGCTCGACGCGAGCGAGCCAATATGATAGAGGTAGGGTTAAAAGATAATCGCGATTTTCGCGGTGACGGGCAGCCCAATCTCAAGCTCTTAAGCGAACTACAAGCTAAGATTGACGCTTCGGTAGCAACGGATCTTGCACCCCATACCGTAGAAAACAGACCCTAA
- the hisF gene encoding imidazole glycerol phosphate synthase subunit HisF — translation MLAKRILPCLDVKAGRVVKGINFVDLKDAGDPVELAQAYNQAGADELVFLDITATHEDRNIILDVVYRTAEQVFIPLTVGGGIRDTATIRDLLRAGADKVSLNSAAVQDPTLIDRSSDRFGNQCIVVAIDARRRNDPARPGWDVYVRGGRENTGIDALEWVEEVVKRGAGEILLTSMDADGTQAGYDLELTRQVAERVEVPVIASGGAGNCEHIRQALTEGKAEAALLASLLHYGQLSIAEIKDYLSNHQIPTRQIRS, via the coding sequence ATGTTAGCAAAACGTATCTTGCCCTGTTTAGATGTCAAAGCCGGTCGAGTGGTCAAAGGGATCAACTTCGTCGATCTCAAAGACGCAGGCGATCCAGTCGAACTGGCTCAAGCTTACAATCAAGCCGGAGCCGACGAACTGGTTTTCCTTGACATTACAGCTACCCATGAAGACCGCAATATTATCCTGGATGTCGTATACCGCACGGCAGAACAAGTATTTATTCCGCTTACCGTTGGCGGTGGCATCAGGGATACGGCGACAATTCGCGACCTATTGCGGGCGGGAGCCGATAAAGTCAGTCTTAATTCCGCTGCCGTTCAAGATCCTACCCTGATCGATCGCAGTAGCGATCGCTTCGGCAACCAGTGCATTGTCGTAGCGATCGATGCCCGTCGGCGCAACGATCCTGCCCGACCAGGTTGGGACGTGTACGTGCGTGGCGGGCGCGAAAATACTGGAATTGATGCTCTGGAATGGGTTGAGGAAGTGGTAAAACGGGGTGCGGGCGAAATTTTACTCACCAGCATGGATGCGGACGGCACGCAGGCGGGCTACGATCTAGAACTAACGCGGCAAGTAGCAGAGCGGGTGGAAGTGCCAGTAATTGCCTCTGGAGGGGCAGGTAACTGCGAGCACATTCGGCAGGCCCTCACCGAGGGTAAAGCCGAAGCCGCTTTGCTGGCTTCGTTGCTGCATTACGGTCAACTCAGCATCGCCGAAATTAAGGATTACCTCTCCAACCATCAAATCCCTACACGGCAAATAAGGTCGTGA
- a CDS encoding type IV pilin-like G/H family protein, which translates to MTHPQSNPRRGLWQWAFIVSGSSLLAALAGFGLWGSILRSPGNTVAYSNELTNPSSKKLLGTWQGNGRNIIFTPEGEMLIQHKTGVAIPFKYQLQKQNDNYIDLSLYGETQLGIFELTNDGKLRLAISGPGEPRPTSFNRENFSISLFSLERVSDRTTLSPDSRLSEQEVNLIRSQARQSEARSYTSSLNKGQQAFFVEKNRFSSSIDDLGVGIKSETNNYSYRVRVFDNKRVQTMGIAKKDGLRSYTGAVFVLRERNTSDVTSVDILCESDRLTKAIPPIPTASSEYTDAKLNCPVGYTAPKQSPSAVTSVSILNRGQQAFFLEKNRFSSSIEDLEIHINTETDDYSYKVRLSDNKRVQTMGIAKKNGLRSYTGAVFVLKIRNTQDIGTISILCESDRPTKAIPPIPTASSEYTDALLNCPVGYTDLRQSPSAMNSVSMLNRGQQVFFLGKNRFSSSIEDLQLDIKSETYDYSYRVRVLDNKRVQTMGIAKKDGLRSYTGAVFVLKSRNISDVISVTILCESNRPTKAIPPTPTASSEYTDARLKCPPGYTQVDR; encoded by the coding sequence ATGACACATCCTCAAAGCAATCCTCGTCGCGGGCTTTGGCAGTGGGCATTTATTGTATCTGGTTCGAGTTTGCTGGCGGCTTTAGCTGGCTTTGGCTTATGGGGTTCGATCTTGCGATCGCCCGGCAACACTGTTGCTTACTCCAACGAATTAACTAACCCCTCCAGTAAAAAGCTGTTGGGTACATGGCAAGGAAACGGTCGAAACATAATTTTTACCCCCGAAGGCGAAATGCTGATACAACACAAAACTGGTGTGGCTATACCCTTCAAATATCAACTTCAAAAACAGAATGATAACTACATCGATCTATCTTTGTATGGAGAAACTCAATTAGGAATTTTTGAATTGACGAATGATGGCAAATTGCGTTTGGCTATTAGTGGACCTGGCGAACCTAGACCAACTTCCTTTAACAGGGAAAATTTCTCAATCTCATTATTCTCATTAGAGAGAGTATCCGATCGTACAACTCTCTCTCCTGATTCCCGACTCAGCGAACAAGAAGTTAACCTGATAAGATCTCAAGCTAGACAGTCAGAGGCAAGAAGCTACACTAGCTCTCTAAATAAAGGGCAGCAGGCTTTCTTCGTAGAGAAAAATCGTTTCTCATCCAGTATTGACGATTTAGGAGTTGGCATTAAATCGGAAACCAATAACTATTCCTATAGGGTGAGAGTATTTGATAATAAACGGGTGCAGACCATGGGGATTGCCAAGAAAGATGGTCTAAGAAGCTATACAGGTGCAGTGTTTGTTTTGAGAGAAAGAAATACATCGGATGTTACAAGTGTTGATATTCTGTGCGAGAGCGATCGCCTCACAAAAGCTATCCCACCCATTCCCACAGCTTCTAGCGAATATACCGATGCCAAACTGAATTGCCCCGTTGGCTACACAGCTCCCAAGCAATCTCCCAGTGCAGTGACCTCAGTTAGCATTCTGAATAGAGGTCAGCAAGCTTTCTTCTTGGAAAAAAATCGTTTCTCATCCAGTATTGAAGATTTGGAAATACACATAAATACTGAAACTGACGATTATTCCTATAAGGTTAGATTATCTGATAATAAACGGGTGCAAACAATGGGGATTGCAAAGAAGAATGGCTTAAGAAGCTACACAGGTGCCGTGTTTGTATTGAAAATAAGAAACACACAGGATATTGGAACTATTTCTATTTTGTGCGAGAGCGATCGCCCTACCAAAGCTATCCCACCCATTCCCACAGCTTCTAGCGAATATACCGATGCGCTACTGAACTGCCCAGTTGGCTACACAGATCTCAGACAGTCTCCCAGTGCAATGAACTCAGTTAGTATGCTGAATAGAGGCCAGCAAGTTTTCTTCTTAGGAAAAAATCGTTTCTCATCTAGCATTGAAGATTTACAGCTTGATATTAAATCAGAAACCTATGATTATTCCTACAGGGTGAGAGTATTGGATAATAAACGGGTGCAGACAATGGGAATTGCCAAGAAAGATGGTTTGAGAAGCTATACTGGTGCCGTGTTTGTGCTGAAATCAAGAAATATATCTGATGTTATAAGTGTTACTATTCTGTGTGAGAGCAATCGCCCCACAAAAGCCATCCCACCCACTCCCACAGCTTCTAGCGAATATACCGACGCACGGCTAAAATGCCCGCCTGGTTACACGCAGGTGGATAGATAG
- a CDS encoding NAD(P)H-quinone oxidoreductase subunit 4 — translation MTAEQFPWLTAIVLFPLVASLAIPVLPDKNGTRVRWYAMGVAIADFVLMCYAFWKHYDANSATFQLAEKYAWVPQLGLSWAVSVDGISVPLVLLAGFVTTLSIYSAWQVNLKPRLFYFLMLVLYSAQIGVFVAQDLMLLFIVWELELIPVYLLVSIWGGQKRQYAATKFLLYTAAASIFILVAALAMAFYGGGNMTFDMVELGLKDYPLALELFLYAGLLVAFGLKLAIFPLHTWLPDAHGEASSPVSMILAGVLLKMGGYGLIRLNLELLPDAHVYFAPVLVMLGVINVVYGGFTSFAQSNLKRRLAYSSVSHMGFVLIGIASFTDLGINGAMLQMISHGLIASVLFFLAGITYDRTHTMSMKEMGSLGHSMPKVFALFTIGAMASLALPGMSGFAGELSVFLGVTTSDIYSSPFRTATVFLSAIGLILTPIYLLSMLRQIFYNSGSLPTCDVAPVCDLSDLELKSQGDQEAVCFGTSCVLPTEAVYQDAKPRELFIAASFLVPIICIGLYPKLAMQVYDAKTVAVNAQVRQSYAQIAQTNPQIYAKGWRSAPILDPELAIVPAAVR, via the coding sequence ATGACAGCCGAACAATTTCCCTGGCTTACCGCGATTGTTTTGTTCCCACTGGTTGCTTCGTTAGCGATTCCCGTGTTGCCTGATAAAAATGGCACGCGAGTACGCTGGTATGCCATGGGTGTAGCGATCGCTGACTTTGTCTTAATGTGCTACGCCTTCTGGAAACACTACGATGCCAACAGTGCGACTTTTCAACTCGCAGAGAAATATGCCTGGGTGCCTCAGTTAGGTCTCAGCTGGGCGGTTTCAGTTGATGGCATCTCCGTCCCCCTCGTACTCCTCGCGGGATTTGTGACGACACTTTCAATCTATTCGGCGTGGCAAGTTAACCTTAAGCCTCGCCTTTTTTATTTTTTGATGCTGGTGCTGTATTCAGCCCAGATCGGAGTTTTCGTAGCGCAGGATCTAATGCTCCTATTTATTGTGTGGGAGTTAGAGTTAATCCCGGTTTACCTGCTTGTCTCCATTTGGGGCGGGCAAAAGCGCCAATATGCAGCTACGAAATTTTTACTCTACACCGCTGCTGCTTCCATATTTATCCTGGTAGCTGCTCTAGCCATGGCTTTTTATGGCGGCGGCAACATGACCTTTGATATGGTGGAACTGGGCTTAAAGGATTACCCGCTAGCCTTAGAACTATTCCTATACGCGGGTTTACTAGTTGCGTTTGGTTTGAAGTTAGCTATTTTCCCGCTACATACCTGGTTGCCCGACGCGCACGGTGAGGCTTCTTCCCCTGTATCGATGATTTTGGCAGGCGTACTGCTGAAGATGGGCGGTTATGGCTTAATTCGCCTGAATCTAGAACTTCTACCAGACGCACATGTTTACTTTGCCCCAGTTTTAGTAATGTTGGGCGTAATTAACGTTGTCTACGGTGGATTTACCTCGTTTGCGCAATCCAATTTAAAGCGCCGTCTAGCCTACTCATCGGTTTCCCACATGGGATTTGTGTTAATCGGCATTGCCTCTTTCACCGATTTGGGTATCAATGGCGCGATGCTCCAGATGATCTCCCACGGCTTGATTGCTTCGGTATTGTTCTTCCTGGCCGGTATCACCTACGATCGCACGCATACGATGTCCATGAAGGAGATGGGCAGTCTCGGTCATTCTATGCCTAAAGTATTCGCCCTATTCACGATTGGCGCGATGGCATCGTTAGCCCTACCTGGCATGAGCGGCTTTGCTGGCGAGCTTTCTGTCTTTTTGGGCGTAACCACCAGCGACATCTACAGCTCTCCGTTCCGGACGGCTACAGTCTTTTTGTCGGCGATCGGGTTGATTTTGACACCCATCTATCTGCTGTCCATGCTGCGTCAGATTTTTTACAACTCCGGCTCCTTACCTACATGTGATGTGGCACCTGTATGCGACCTATCGGATCTGGAACTAAAGAGTCAGGGAGATCAAGAAGCGGTTTGCTTTGGCACGAGTTGTGTCCTCCCCACCGAAGCAGTCTATCAGGATGCCAAACCGAGGGAATTGTTCATCGCTGCTTCCTTCCTGGTGCCGATTATTTGTATTGGTCTTTACCCCAAACTGGCAATGCAAGTATATGACGCAAAAACGGTAGCTGTGAACGCACAAGTGCGTCAGTCGTACGCTCAAATTGCGCAAACAAACCCGCAAATTTATGCCAAAGGCTGGCGATCGGCACCAATCCTCGATCCCGAACTGGCAATCGTACCAGCAGCAGTCAGATAA